The following coding sequences lie in one Calypte anna isolate BGI_N300 chromosome 7, bCalAnn1_v1.p, whole genome shotgun sequence genomic window:
- the LOC103531434 gene encoding TGF-beta receptor type-2: MGYWRRPALLPLLLLSFSCCASARRSLKTNLCKWCDSTPPTCEDKVCYSNCNLNSYCEDPYEICVAIWRQDNESIRISTLCHNPHHPIENLMVPNYNTSRCVMSHQPSEEGIIYICGCVDEQECNDKLIFENHTNGYSMLQSKEVIPVAAISLLPPLLVAVMVTVTFYLCRTQRRRKRTKAWGGKPGRPPVLPEPGRSAEQEEKLSVLMDESPGSANPACAGSRPTELLPIELDEMVGKGQFAEVWRAKLSHSRSGQYETVAVKIFPCEEYSSWKNESQIFTDASLKHDSVLRFLTAEDRGAGPRREYWLITAYHSRGNLKDYLSRHILSWMDLQKMAGSLVSGVAHLHSDYTACGRPKIPIAHRDIKSTNVLVKSEQECVLCDFGIAIRLDPSLTVDDFANSGQVGTARYMAPEVLESRVNLEDLESFKQMDVYSMALVLWEMASRCEVVGEVKNYELPFGSKVQEQPCVDTMRDIVLHGRGRPEIPSSWLVHQGMRFLCDTITECWDHDPEARLTAHCVAERFNLMAQMDCDDILNNNTDNEASKTASPGGDHQDSDGSRNMQ, translated from the exons CCTGCTGTGCCAGCGCCCGCCGCAGCCTGAAGACCAACCTCTGCAAGTGGTGTGACTCCACACCCCCAACCTGTGAGGACAAGGTGTGCTACAGCAACTGCAACCTCAACTCCTACTGCGAGGACCCCTACGAGATCTGCGTGGCCATATG GAGACAGGACAATGAGAGCATCAGGATCAGCACGCTCTGCCACAACCCCCACCACCCCATCGAGAACCTCATGGTCCCCAACTACAACACCTCACGCTGCGTCATGAGCCACCAGCCCAGCGAGGAGGGGATCATCTACATCTGCGGCTGCGTGGACGAGCAAGAGTGCAATGATAAACTCATCTTTGAAAACCACACCAACG GCTACTCCATGCTGCAGAGCAAAGAGGTGATCCCGGTGGCCGCCATCAGCCTCCTGCCCCCACTGCTGGTGGCAGTGATGGTGACGGTGACATTTTACCTGTGCCGCACGCAGAGGCGGCGCAAGAGAACCAAGGCGTGGGGGGGGAAACCGGGCCGGCCCCCGGTGCTGCCGGAACCGGGGAGATCCGCCGAACAGGAGGAGAAGTTGTCGGTGCTGATGGACGAGAGCCCGGGCAGTGCCAACCCCGCCTGCGCCGGCAGCCGCCCCACGGAGCTACTGCCCATTGAGCTGGACGAGATGGTGGGCAAAGGGCAGTTTGCTGAGGTGTGGAGGGCCAAGCTGAGCCACAGCCGCTCAGGGCAGTACGAGACAGTGGCTGTGAAGATCTTCCCCTGCGAGGAGTACTCCTCCTGGAAGAACGAGAGCCAGATCTTCACCGACGCCAGCCTGAAGCACGACAGCGTCCTGCGGTTCCTCACGGCCGAGGACCGGGGCGCGGGTCCCCGCCGGGAGTACTGGCTCATTACTGCCTACCACAGTCGGGGCAACCTCAAGGACTACCTCTCCCGCCACATCCTGAGCTGGATGGACCTGCAGAAGATGGCGGGCTCCTTGGTGAGCGGGGTGGCCCACCTCCACAGCGACTACACCGCCTGCGGCAGGCCAAAAATCCCCATCGCCCACCGGGACATCAAAAGCACCAACGTCCTGGTGAAGAGCGAGCAGGAGTGCGTGCTCTGCGACTTCGGCATTGCCATACGCCTCGACCCTTCCCTGACAGTGGATGATTTTGCCAACAGCGGGCAG GTGGGCACCGCCAGGTACATGGCCCCAGAGGTTTTGGAGTCCAGAGTGAACCTGGAAGACCTGGAGTCTTTCAAGCAGATGGATGTCTACTCCATGGCCCTCGTTTTGTGGGAAATGGCCTCCAGATGTGAGGTGGTAGGAG AGGTAAAGAATTACGAGCTGCCTTTTGGGTCAAAAGtccaggagcagccctgtgTGGACACCATGAGGGACATCGTGCTGCATGGCAGAGGACGCCCCGAAATCCCAAGCAGCTGGCTGGTACATCAG GGGATGCGTTTCCTGTGTGACACCATCACCGAGTGCTGGGACCACGACCCCGAGGCTCGGCTGACCGCCCACTGCGTGGCCGAGCGCTTCAACCTGATGGCACAGATGGACTGTGATGACATCCTCAACAACAACACGGATAACGAGGCCAGCAaaacagcttctccaggagggGACCACCAGGACAGTGATGGGAGCAGAAACATGCAGTGA